A region from the Arachis ipaensis cultivar K30076 chromosome B01, Araip1.1, whole genome shotgun sequence genome encodes:
- the LOC107619327 gene encoding mitochondrial import receptor subunit TOM5 homolog yields MADSVISVQYLKDFVCSQINDDEKWAFNKKLLRAMGLFAGSIVLMRNYGDLMAI; encoded by the exons ATGGCGGACTCTGTGATTTCGGTTCAATACCTCAAAGATTTCGTCTGTTCTCAAATCAACGACGATGAAAAGTGGGCTTTCAATAAG AAACTGCTGCGTGCTATGGGATTGTTTGCAGGATCAATAGTACTTATGAGAAATTATGGTGACCTTATGGCAATATAA
- the LOC107634609 gene encoding ras GTPase-activating protein-binding protein 2 isoform X1 encodes MAMQEASPATAPSAQVVGNAFVEQYYHILHQSPNLVHRFYQDSSFLSRSDNDGQMTTVTTMQAINEKILSLNYEDYTAEIKTADAQESYEKGVIVLVTGCLTGKDNVKRKFSQTFFLAPQDKGYYVLNDVFRYVEENDTLQSSNPDSTVNEKAEAVAMPEADNIHAPEHLVTNPAITAESENVNNGAEGYNPEDNEEEGSVIDEEVAEPSADLSQNVAIHDSTSAVQDDAPKKSYSYASIVMKSNTASGPVYVPSRTVRAVPAKSSEQWPTTTKPTPVPEALAPSNDSAPGSSDVHEEAEGHSIYIRNLPFNATVEQLEEVFKKFGPIKHGGIQVRSSKHGFCFGFVEFEEMTSMNSALEASPITVGDRQAVIEEKRTTTRVSGSGRGRFPSGRGGFRSDSFRGRAKFGGGRGYGRNEFRNQGEFTTRPKGPAGQKGDGSQRPSQNGSGRGGRQGVGNRSTAPST; translated from the exons ATGGCAATGCAGGAAGCAAGCCCTGCCACCGCTCCTAGTGCCCAAGTTGTTGGCAACGCATTTGTGGAGCAATACTATCACATTCTACACCAATCCCCAAATTTGGTACACAGATTTTACCAGGACTCAAGTTTCTTAAGCCGTTCAGACAACGATGGCCAGATGACAACTGTGACTACTATGCAA GCAATCAATGAAAAGATACTTTCCTTGAATTATGAAGATTATACAGCAGAAATAAAAACTGCTGATGCTCAGGAGTCATATGAGAAAGGTGTGATAGTTTTAGTAACTGGATGCTTAACCGGGAAGGATAATGTGAAAAGGAAGTTCTCACAGACATTCTTTCTGGCACCACAAGATAAGGGGTATTATGTCTTAAATGACGTCTTTAGGTATGTTGAGGAGAATGACACACTGCAGTCATCAAATCCCGACTCCACTGTCAATGAAAAAGCTGAGGCAGTGGCCATGCCGGAAGCAG ATAATATACATGCTCCAGAACATCTTGTGACCAACCCTGCAATAACAGCAGAGAGTGAAAACGTTAATAATGGAGCTGAAGGTTATAATCCAGAGGACAATGAGGAAGAAGGATCAGTTATTGATGAAGAGGTTGCTGAACCCTCTGCAGATTTAAGTCAGAATGTTGCGATTCATGATTCAACTTCTGCAGTCCAGGATGATGCACCGAAGAAGTCATATTCATATGCATCAATT GTAATGAAAAGTAACACAGCATCTGGTCCTGTATATGTTCCCAGCCGAACTGTAAGAGCAGTACCTGCTAAATCCAGTGAACAATGGCCTACTACTACCAAACCAACTCCAGTACCAGAGGCATTAGCTCCTAGTAATGACAGTGCTCCTGGGAGTAGTGATGTTCATGAGGAAG CTGAAGGTCATTCCATATACATACGGAATTTGCCATTTAATGCAACTGTTGAACAACTTGAGGAGGTCTTTAAGAAATTTGGTCCTATTAAGCATGGTGGAATCCAAGTTAGAAGTAGTAAG CATGGCTTCTGTTTCGGCTTTGTTGAATTTGAGGAAATGACTTCCATGAATAGCGCACTTGAG GCATCACCTATCACCGTTGGTGATCGACAAGCTGTTATTGAGGAGAAGAGAACTACTACAAGAG TTAGTGGTAGTGGAAGAGGAAGGTTTCCCTCCGGAAGAGGTGGGTTCAGAAGTGACAGTTTCAGGGGGCGTGCGAAATTTGGTGGCGGAAGAGGTTATGGCAGAAATGAGTTCAGAAACCAAGGAGAGTTCACAACGCGACCTAAGGGTCCAGCTGGACAAAAGGGAGATGGTTCTCAACGGCCCAGTCAAAATGGAAGTGGGCGGGGTGGACGGCAAGGTGTTGGGAACCGAAGTACTGCACCATCAACTTGA
- the LOC107634609 gene encoding ras GTPase-activating protein-binding protein 2 isoform X2 encodes MAMQEASPATAPSAQVVGNAFVEQYYHILHQSPNLVHRFYQDSSFLSRSDNDGQMTTVTTMQAINEKILSLNYEDYTAEIKTADAQESYEKGVIVLVTGCLTGKDNVKRKFSQTFFLAPQDKGYYVLNDVFRYVEENDTLQSSNPDSTVNEKAEAVAMPEAEHLVTNPAITAESENVNNGAEGYNPEDNEEEGSVIDEEVAEPSADLSQNVAIHDSTSAVQDDAPKKSYSYASIVMKSNTASGPVYVPSRTVRAVPAKSSEQWPTTTKPTPVPEALAPSNDSAPGSSDVHEEAEGHSIYIRNLPFNATVEQLEEVFKKFGPIKHGGIQVRSSKHGFCFGFVEFEEMTSMNSALEASPITVGDRQAVIEEKRTTTRVSGSGRGRFPSGRGGFRSDSFRGRAKFGGGRGYGRNEFRNQGEFTTRPKGPAGQKGDGSQRPSQNGSGRGGRQGVGNRSTAPST; translated from the exons ATGGCAATGCAGGAAGCAAGCCCTGCCACCGCTCCTAGTGCCCAAGTTGTTGGCAACGCATTTGTGGAGCAATACTATCACATTCTACACCAATCCCCAAATTTGGTACACAGATTTTACCAGGACTCAAGTTTCTTAAGCCGTTCAGACAACGATGGCCAGATGACAACTGTGACTACTATGCAA GCAATCAATGAAAAGATACTTTCCTTGAATTATGAAGATTATACAGCAGAAATAAAAACTGCTGATGCTCAGGAGTCATATGAGAAAGGTGTGATAGTTTTAGTAACTGGATGCTTAACCGGGAAGGATAATGTGAAAAGGAAGTTCTCACAGACATTCTTTCTGGCACCACAAGATAAGGGGTATTATGTCTTAAATGACGTCTTTAGGTATGTTGAGGAGAATGACACACTGCAGTCATCAAATCCCGACTCCACTGTCAATGAAAAAGCTGAGGCAGTGGCCATGCCGGAAGCAG AACATCTTGTGACCAACCCTGCAATAACAGCAGAGAGTGAAAACGTTAATAATGGAGCTGAAGGTTATAATCCAGAGGACAATGAGGAAGAAGGATCAGTTATTGATGAAGAGGTTGCTGAACCCTCTGCAGATTTAAGTCAGAATGTTGCGATTCATGATTCAACTTCTGCAGTCCAGGATGATGCACCGAAGAAGTCATATTCATATGCATCAATT GTAATGAAAAGTAACACAGCATCTGGTCCTGTATATGTTCCCAGCCGAACTGTAAGAGCAGTACCTGCTAAATCCAGTGAACAATGGCCTACTACTACCAAACCAACTCCAGTACCAGAGGCATTAGCTCCTAGTAATGACAGTGCTCCTGGGAGTAGTGATGTTCATGAGGAAG CTGAAGGTCATTCCATATACATACGGAATTTGCCATTTAATGCAACTGTTGAACAACTTGAGGAGGTCTTTAAGAAATTTGGTCCTATTAAGCATGGTGGAATCCAAGTTAGAAGTAGTAAG CATGGCTTCTGTTTCGGCTTTGTTGAATTTGAGGAAATGACTTCCATGAATAGCGCACTTGAG GCATCACCTATCACCGTTGGTGATCGACAAGCTGTTATTGAGGAGAAGAGAACTACTACAAGAG TTAGTGGTAGTGGAAGAGGAAGGTTTCCCTCCGGAAGAGGTGGGTTCAGAAGTGACAGTTTCAGGGGGCGTGCGAAATTTGGTGGCGGAAGAGGTTATGGCAGAAATGAGTTCAGAAACCAAGGAGAGTTCACAACGCGACCTAAGGGTCCAGCTGGACAAAAGGGAGATGGTTCTCAACGGCCCAGTCAAAATGGAAGTGGGCGGGGTGGACGGCAAGGTGTTGGGAACCGAAGTACTGCACCATCAACTTGA